The Chiloscyllium punctatum isolate Juve2018m chromosome 45, sChiPun1.3, whole genome shotgun sequence genome has a segment encoding these proteins:
- the LOC140467477 gene encoding uncharacterized protein: protein MPTPNIYVVHGLHSATEQAVGLGVREPPQPAVAGDCCVQHPPPQIPERKGEDSRVESPPLGIPTARWQMGTPRRVRTVDEGEEVDGVQQQSIQGLPFDIFEGNKIKIPEAAQVVGHRLPQEVRDLGANVKFRPGWGERGRDPTAHLSILQLVHYVGSEHRRFKASNGGGHIPDVFRCPARYVLRQRPAQAPSTQHVPDPGRPRRHGPPLRQPLEPASMEVRIPEQRLPDDSHYSSRRVGAMRFDHVPNSDQVLVKDRQHLEGDLQTVTVDEQELRVIVEVVHLAEKIRRQGTPPRRRLDVKVSPQGLKAERRDLGADAHQRLTALLDRETQNLRGDPVHLFVPEEVDQRSLDVSDKARRRDQSDQPVPQHGGHQLVYD from the coding sequence atgcccacacccaatatatacgtggtccatggactccacagcgccacagaacaagcagttgggctgggagtccgtgagccaccgcaacctgcggttgcaggggactgctgcgtgcagcaccctccaccccagatccccgagagaaagggggaggactcccgcgtagagagccctccactggggatccccaccgcccggtggcaaatgggcacgccaaggcgtgtccggacggtggatgagggagaagaggtggacggtgtgcagcagcagtcgatacagggccttccttttgaTATCTttgaaggaaacaaaattaaaattccggaggcggctcaggttgtggggcacaggctcccgcaggaagtacgggaccttggggccaatgtgaaattccgtccaggctggggtgagcgcggacgggatcccaccgcacacctgagcatcctccaactggtgcactacgtcgggtccgagcaccgccgttttaaggcatcGAATGGCGGTGGCCACATACCGGACGTCttccgctgccctgctcgctatgtcctgcggcagcgtccagcccaggcccccagcacccagcacgtcccagaccctggtcgccctcgccgccacggccctcccctccgacagccactcgaacccgcgagtatggaagtgcggattcctgagcaacggctccctgacgacagccactactccagccggagggtaggcgcgatgcgattcgaccatgttccaaacagtgatcaggtcctggtaaaagacaggcagcaccttgagggcgacctccaaaccgtcacggtcgacgaacaagagctgcgtgtcaTAGTTGAGGTTgtgcacctggcggaaaaaatacgtcgccagggcacaccacctaggaggaggctcgacgtaaaggtatcgccgcaaggtctgaaggcggaacgtcgcgacctgggtgcggacgcacaccagcgactgaccgccctcctcgatagggagactcagaacctgcgcggcgacccagtgcatctttttgtcccagaagaagtcgaccaacgttctctggatgtcagcgacaaagccaggaggagggaccaaagtgaccagccggtaccacagcatggcggccaccagctggtttatgactag